In Thermococcus sp. 21S7, the following are encoded in one genomic region:
- a CDS encoding pyridoxal-phosphate dependent enzyme, which produces MQVRCPSCGRLHSSLIPLTCSCGEPLGITYDYEGVNVSAWRDRKPGVWRYRELLPDVKQIISLNEGGTPLLRAKLGEELGLNVFIKDETRNPTGSFRDRLITVALSYGLPHAENGFVVASNGNAAASLAAYSARAGVDAYTVVPRLIESGKLNQIVAFGAKVIRYGESVDEGISYAEGLAEGKGLYNVTPESNIIGLEGQKTLAFELWEELNPTHVVVPTGSGSNLYSIYKGFVELMEVGAIEEMPRLIAVQAEKCSPIASEILGVEPRAEPTKALALYVKNPVMKELALRAIHETGGTAVMVGEDELDLGQRLLAGEGVFAEYASAVIVPALLKLAEENYFERDDRIALIVTSSGLKGHYSETREKFSIGGTKLDILRLLSGKVMYGYEIWEALERPLKYQAVYQHLRELESLGLIGESHRKGRRVYYRLTDKGRRFLETLSG; this is translated from the coding sequence ATGCAGGTTCGCTGTCCGAGCTGCGGGAGGCTCCACTCCTCCCTTATTCCCTTGACCTGCTCCTGCGGTGAACCCCTTGGAATAACCTACGACTACGAGGGTGTGAACGTTTCTGCCTGGAGGGACAGGAAACCCGGTGTCTGGAGGTATCGGGAGCTTCTTCCCGATGTAAAGCAGATCATCAGCCTGAACGAGGGCGGAACGCCCCTGCTGAGAGCCAAGCTCGGCGAGGAACTCGGTCTGAACGTGTTCATCAAGGACGAGACCCGGAACCCCACGGGCTCATTCCGCGACAGGCTCATCACCGTTGCCCTCTCTTACGGCCTCCCCCATGCCGAGAACGGTTTCGTGGTTGCGAGCAACGGGAACGCGGCAGCTTCCCTTGCCGCTTACTCCGCGAGGGCAGGGGTCGATGCCTACACGGTCGTGCCCAGGCTGATAGAGTCCGGAAAGCTCAACCAGATAGTGGCCTTCGGTGCCAAGGTTATACGCTACGGCGAGAGCGTTGATGAGGGCATAAGCTACGCGGAGGGACTGGCTGAGGGGAAGGGGCTCTACAACGTAACGCCCGAGAGCAACATCATTGGCCTTGAGGGGCAGAAAACGCTCGCCTTTGAACTCTGGGAGGAGCTGAATCCAACCCACGTGGTGGTCCCAACCGGCAGCGGAAGCAACCTCTACAGCATCTACAAGGGGTTCGTTGAGCTCATGGAGGTGGGCGCCATTGAGGAGATGCCCAGGCTCATAGCGGTGCAGGCCGAAAAGTGCTCCCCCATAGCGAGCGAAATCTTGGGCGTTGAGCCGAGGGCGGAGCCGACCAAGGCCCTGGCGCTCTACGTGAAGAACCCCGTGATGAAGGAGCTCGCACTTCGGGCCATACACGAGACCGGCGGAACCGCGGTGATGGTAGGCGAGGATGAACTCGACCTCGGGCAGAGACTGCTCGCCGGCGAGGGGGTCTTCGCGGAGTACGCTTCGGCGGTAATAGTTCCCGCCCTGCTCAAGCTGGCGGAGGAGAACTACTTTGAGAGGGACGACAGGATAGCGCTCATCGTGACCAGCTCGGGCCTCAAAGGGCACTACTCCGAAACCAGGGAGAAGTTCAGCATAGGCGGGACGAAGCTCGACATCCTGAGGCTCCTCAGCGGGAAGGTGATGTACGGCTACGAGATATGGGAGGCCCTTGAGAGGCCCCTGAAGTATCAGGCCGTATACCAGCACCTCCGCGAGCTTGAGAGCCTGGGTCTGATAGGTGAATCCCACAGAAAGGGCAGACGCGTCTACTACCGGCTGACGGATAAGGGCCGCAGGTTCCTGGAGACACTGTCCGGATAG
- a CDS encoding potassium channel family protein, whose product MEKETEEGLEIELIGFRTFLHEFLKVLYYVKSILLGLFTLIVTFGVVLAFQESLKIGNGIYFAFISAFTVGYGDITPTTPISKLLCAFVLPILGMIMTGIMVAAAMQAISRLYQERGKKL is encoded by the coding sequence ATGGAGAAGGAGACGGAGGAAGGACTCGAAATCGAGCTCATAGGCTTTCGCACCTTCCTTCACGAATTTTTGAAGGTTCTTTACTACGTCAAAAGCATTCTCCTCGGCCTCTTTACCCTGATAGTCACTTTTGGCGTGGTGCTCGCATTTCAGGAGTCCCTAAAAATTGGCAACGGAATCTACTTCGCCTTCATCTCCGCCTTCACCGTCGGCTACGGGGACATAACCCCCACAACACCGATATCAAAGCTCCTCTGCGCCTTCGTACTGCCGATACTGGGAATGATAATGACGGGAATAATGGTCGCGGCCGCGATGCAGGCGATATCGAGGCTCTACCAGGAACGGGGCAAAAAGCTCTAG
- a CDS encoding putative toxin-antitoxin system toxin component, PIN family: MVQLKVVLDTSILISALKTKDPSRSPAIRILELLRASTLQNYGSKETLREMKETLAIIGLLVGKPEKAKAIYNLVQNHTKKVSPRVKFEEDPKIVKAVGHLDDVKFLNVVYASKARYLISMNTEHLVSLRNEKTLRFNLKRHWFYILTAGEFLKHIREKYGIS, encoded by the coding sequence ATGGTCCAGCTCAAGGTCGTCCTCGACACCTCAATTCTAATCAGTGCTCTGAAGACCAAGGACCCCTCTCGAAGTCCAGCCATCAGGATTCTTGAGCTTCTTAGGGCCTCAACCCTTCAAAATTACGGTTCAAAGGAGACCCTGAGGGAGATGAAGGAAACCCTTGCAATCATTGGACTCCTTGTTGGGAAACCTGAGAAGGCCAAGGCCATTTACAACCTCGTCCAAAACCACACTAAGAAGGTTTCTCCCCGCGTGAAGTTCGAGGAAGATCCTAAGATAGTCAAGGCCGTCGGCCACTTGGACGACGTCAAGTTCCTCAACGTAGTTTACGCCTCCAAGGCTCGCTATCTAATCAGTATGAACACGGAGCACTTAGTGAGCCTGAGGAATGAAAAGACGCTCAGGTTCAACCTCAAGAGACACTGGTTTTACATTCTCACTGCCGGAGAGTTCCTGAAGCACATCAGGGAGAAATACGGGATAAGCTAA
- the gdhA gene encoding glutamate dehydrogenase: MVEIDPFEMAVQQLERAAQFMDISEEALEWLKKPMRIVEVSVPLEMDDGSVKVFTGFRVQHNWARGPTKGGIRWHPAETLSTVKALATWMTWKVAVVDLPYGGGKGGIIVNPKELSEREKERLARNYIRAIYDVISPWTDIPAPDVYTNPQIMAWMMDEYEVISRRKGPSFGIITGKPPGVGGIVARMDATARGASFTVREAAKALGMDLKGKTIAIQGYGNAGYYMAKIMSEEYGMKVVAVSDSKGGIYNPDGLNADEVLKWKQEHGSVKDFPGAQNITNEELLELEVDVLAPSAIEGVITKDNADKIKAKIVAELANGPTTPEADEILHEKGVLIIPDFLCNAGGVTVSYFEWVQNINGFYWTVEETRKRLDDKMTKAFWDVYNTHKEKNIPMRDAAYVVSVQRVYDAMKHRGWVKK, from the coding sequence ATGGTCGAGATTGACCCGTTTGAGATGGCCGTTCAGCAGCTCGAGAGGGCTGCCCAGTTCATGGACATAAGTGAAGAGGCCCTTGAGTGGCTCAAGAAGCCCATGAGGATTGTTGAGGTCAGCGTTCCGCTTGAAATGGACGATGGTTCTGTTAAGGTTTTCACCGGTTTCCGCGTTCAGCACAACTGGGCCCGCGGTCCGACCAAGGGTGGTATCAGGTGGCACCCGGCCGAGACCCTCAGCACCGTTAAGGCCCTCGCCACCTGGATGACCTGGAAGGTCGCCGTTGTTGACCTCCCCTACGGTGGAGGTAAGGGCGGTATCATCGTCAACCCGAAGGAGCTCAGCGAGAGAGAGAAGGAGAGGCTCGCCAGGAACTACATAAGGGCCATCTACGACGTCATCAGCCCGTGGACCGACATTCCGGCCCCGGACGTTTACACCAACCCGCAGATCATGGCCTGGATGATGGATGAGTACGAGGTCATCAGCAGGAGGAAGGGCCCGAGCTTCGGTATCATCACCGGCAAGCCGCCCGGAGTTGGCGGTATCGTCGCCAGGATGGACGCCACCGCCAGGGGTGCCAGCTTCACCGTCAGGGAAGCCGCCAAGGCCCTCGGCATGGACCTCAAGGGCAAGACCATCGCCATCCAGGGTTACGGTAACGCCGGCTACTACATGGCCAAGATCATGAGCGAGGAGTACGGCATGAAGGTCGTCGCCGTCAGCGACAGCAAGGGCGGCATCTACAACCCGGACGGCCTCAACGCCGACGAGGTTCTCAAGTGGAAGCAGGAGCACGGCAGCGTTAAGGACTTCCCAGGCGCCCAGAACATCACCAACGAGGAGCTCCTTGAGCTTGAGGTCGACGTCCTCGCCCCGAGCGCCATCGAGGGTGTCATCACCAAGGACAACGCCGACAAGATCAAGGCCAAGATCGTCGCCGAGCTCGCCAACGGCCCGACCACCCCGGAGGCCGACGAGATCCTCCACGAGAAGGGCGTCCTCATCATACCGGACTTCCTCTGTAACGCCGGCGGTGTTACCGTCAGCTACTTTGAGTGGGTCCAGAACATCAACGGCTTCTACTGGACCGTCGAGGAGACCAGGAAGAGGCTCGACGACAAGATGACCAAGGCCTTCTGGGACGTCTACAACACCCACAAGGAGAAGAACATCCCGATGAGGGATGCCGCCTACGTTGTCTCCGTCCAGAGGGTCTACGACGCCATGAAGCACCGCGGATGGGTGAAGAAGTGA
- a CDS encoding beta-CASP ribonuclease aCPSF1 has translation MIRRETFVDDILRDIKAVISQMVPREARITDVEFEGPELVIYVKNPEAIMQDGELIKNLAKVLKKRISVRPDPEVLLPPERAEEMIKQLVPPEAEITNVSFDPSVGEVLIEAKKPGLVIGKNGETLRLITQRVHWAPRVIRTPPLQSQTIYSIRQILQAEAKDRRKFLRQVGRNIYRKPELKSEWIRITGLGGFREVGRSALLVQTNESYVLVDFGVNIAALRDPKKAFPHFEAPEFRYVLDAGLLDAIIITHAHLDHSGMLPYLFRYKLFDGPIYTTPPTRDLMVLLQQDFIEIQQMNGVEPLYRPRDIKEVIKHTITLDYGEVRDIAPDMRLTLHNAGHILGSSIVHLHIGNGLHNIAITGDFKFIPTRLFEPAVSRFPRLETLVMESTYGGSNDYQMPREEAEKRLIEVIHQTIRRKGKVLIPAMAVGRAQEIMMVLEEYARVGGIEVPIYLDGMIWEATAIHTAYPEYLSKHLREQIFHEGYNPFLNPIFKSVANSRERQDIIDSGEPAIIIATSGMLVGGPSVEYFKQLAPDPKNSMVFVSYQAEGTLGRQVQRGLREIPLVGEGGKTEVVKVNMEVHTIDGFSGHADRRELISYIARLRPRPERVITVHGEPHKCLDLSTSIHKKFGLSTRAPNNLDAIRLK, from the coding sequence TTGATAAGGAGAGAAACTTTCGTTGATGACATCTTACGGGACATAAAGGCTGTGATAAGCCAGATGGTTCCCAGGGAGGCTAGGATAACCGACGTCGAGTTCGAAGGGCCGGAGCTGGTCATATACGTCAAGAACCCTGAGGCCATAATGCAGGACGGAGAGCTCATCAAGAACCTTGCCAAGGTGCTCAAGAAGCGCATCAGCGTTCGCCCTGACCCGGAGGTTCTTCTCCCTCCGGAGAGGGCCGAGGAGATGATAAAGCAGCTCGTTCCGCCTGAGGCAGAGATAACCAACGTTAGCTTTGACCCATCCGTTGGGGAGGTTCTCATAGAGGCCAAGAAGCCCGGCCTCGTCATAGGAAAGAACGGCGAAACCCTGAGACTCATAACCCAGAGGGTTCACTGGGCGCCGCGCGTCATAAGGACTCCCCCGCTCCAGAGCCAGACCATCTACTCCATAAGGCAGATACTCCAGGCCGAGGCGAAGGACAGGAGGAAGTTCCTCAGACAGGTTGGGAGGAACATCTACCGCAAGCCCGAGCTGAAGAGCGAGTGGATTAGAATTACCGGCCTTGGGGGCTTCCGCGAGGTTGGAAGGAGCGCGCTCCTTGTCCAAACCAACGAGAGCTATGTTCTGGTTGACTTCGGCGTTAACATAGCCGCGCTGAGGGACCCCAAGAAGGCTTTTCCACACTTTGAGGCGCCGGAGTTCAGGTACGTCCTCGATGCCGGCCTGCTCGACGCCATCATCATAACCCACGCTCACCTCGACCACAGCGGAATGCTGCCGTACCTCTTCCGCTACAAGCTCTTCGACGGGCCGATATACACCACCCCCCCGACCAGGGACCTGATGGTACTCCTCCAGCAGGACTTCATCGAGATACAGCAGATGAACGGTGTTGAGCCGTTGTACCGCCCGAGGGACATCAAGGAGGTCATCAAGCACACCATAACCCTAGACTACGGTGAGGTCAGGGACATAGCCCCGGACATGAGGCTTACCCTCCACAACGCCGGCCACATCCTCGGCTCGTCCATCGTCCACCTCCACATAGGCAACGGTCTCCACAACATAGCCATAACCGGCGACTTCAAGTTCATCCCAACGAGGCTCTTCGAGCCCGCTGTGAGCAGATTCCCGAGGCTTGAGACGCTCGTCATGGAGTCCACATACGGTGGAAGCAACGACTACCAGATGCCTCGCGAAGAAGCCGAGAAGCGCCTGATAGAAGTCATCCACCAGACGATAAGGAGAAAGGGCAAAGTCCTGATTCCGGCGATGGCGGTCGGTAGGGCACAGGAGATAATGATGGTCTTGGAGGAGTACGCCCGCGTTGGCGGCATAGAAGTGCCCATATACCTCGATGGAATGATATGGGAAGCTACTGCAATCCACACGGCCTACCCTGAGTACCTCAGCAAGCACCTGCGCGAGCAGATATTCCACGAGGGCTACAACCCGTTCCTCAACCCGATATTCAAGAGCGTCGCCAACAGCAGGGAGAGGCAGGACATTATAGACTCCGGCGAGCCGGCCATAATCATAGCGACCTCGGGCATGCTCGTCGGCGGTCCGAGCGTGGAGTACTTCAAACAGCTCGCCCCGGATCCGAAGAACAGCATGGTGTTCGTCAGCTACCAGGCCGAAGGAACCCTCGGAAGGCAGGTTCAGAGGGGACTCCGCGAGATACCGCTGGTCGGAGAGGGCGGAAAGACGGAGGTAGTCAAGGTCAACATGGAGGTACACACCATAGACGGCTTCTCCGGTCACGCCGACAGGCGGGAGCTGATAAGCTACATAGCGAGGCTGAGACCGAGGCCGGAGCGCGTCATAACGGTTCACGGCGAGCCCCACAAGTGCCTTGACCTGAGCACCAGCATCCACAAGAAGTTCGGCCTGTCGACGAGGGCTCCCAACAACCTCGACGCCATAAGGCTGAAGTGA
- a CDS encoding sodium-dependent transporter — MEQRDQWATKIGLILAMAGNAIGLGNFWRFPYQLASNGGGAFMIPYFLALVLLGIPVMWVEWTTGRYGGKYGHGTIGPMFYLMARESVKPKTALIFGVIGGMLAFSVASLLSSYYYQIIGWSAAYTYYSLTGAYFGKDTVQFFLNYVADTKSVLFFWGLTMLFLGIAVGQGVSKGIERWVKVMMPLLYVFAILLVIRALTLGSPVKPEWSALKGLEYIWKPNFQALSQNFFKISLAAAGQIFFTLSLGMGIIHNYASYLGPEDDVALSGLATVSLNEFAEVILGGSLAIPIAFAYMGPDAATKAGVGLAYMALPNVFMNMAGGRIFGAMWFLLLWFAGFTSAIATYNYLVAMLEEDIHLDRKIGTWAVFGFLFLLGLPVALDSTLAYLSELDMWVGSYFLVILGLFDVIVAVWLFKPDNFWEELHKGAFMKVPEWYKPIMVYIAPLFMLFLLGGNTWNYAKMGAFSVSEAYVTQVLGYDYTPEVVSLITRARIVILIILIIGAIEAYMAIKKKYGEELAKNEVLIKV; from the coding sequence GTGGAACAAAGAGATCAATGGGCTACAAAGATTGGTTTGATTTTAGCGATGGCAGGTAACGCCATCGGTCTTGGTAACTTCTGGAGGTTCCCGTACCAGCTCGCCAGCAACGGTGGCGGAGCGTTCATGATACCATATTTCCTGGCGCTCGTACTGCTGGGAATCCCTGTGATGTGGGTTGAGTGGACCACCGGTCGCTACGGTGGTAAGTACGGTCACGGTACAATTGGCCCAATGTTCTACCTCATGGCAAGGGAGAGCGTCAAGCCCAAGACCGCATTGATATTCGGCGTTATCGGCGGAATGCTGGCGTTCTCGGTCGCTTCGCTGCTGAGCTCATACTACTACCAGATCATCGGTTGGTCGGCAGCGTACACCTACTACAGCCTTACGGGGGCCTACTTCGGCAAGGACACGGTGCAGTTCTTCCTCAACTACGTCGCTGACACCAAGTCAGTGCTGTTCTTCTGGGGATTGACGATGCTCTTCCTCGGAATAGCGGTCGGACAGGGCGTCAGCAAGGGTATCGAGCGCTGGGTCAAGGTCATGATGCCGCTCCTCTACGTGTTTGCTATACTCCTCGTGATCAGGGCCCTGACCCTTGGTTCACCGGTCAAGCCCGAGTGGAGCGCCCTCAAAGGTCTGGAGTACATCTGGAAGCCAAACTTCCAAGCCCTAAGCCAGAACTTCTTCAAGATCAGCCTGGCGGCGGCAGGACAGATATTCTTCACGCTGTCCCTCGGTATGGGTATCATCCACAACTACGCCAGCTACCTCGGTCCCGAGGATGACGTCGCCCTCAGCGGTCTCGCAACGGTCTCACTCAACGAGTTTGCTGAGGTCATTCTCGGTGGCTCGCTCGCCATCCCGATAGCCTTTGCCTACATGGGTCCGGACGCCGCCACCAAGGCCGGTGTCGGTCTGGCCTACATGGCCCTGCCGAACGTCTTCATGAACATGGCTGGTGGAAGGATATTCGGCGCAATGTGGTTCCTGCTCCTCTGGTTCGCGGGCTTCACTTCGGCCATCGCAACCTACAACTACCTCGTGGCAATGCTGGAGGAGGACATCCACCTCGACAGGAAGATAGGCACCTGGGCGGTCTTTGGATTCCTGTTCCTGCTCGGACTGCCGGTTGCCCTTGACAGCACCCTCGCATACCTCAGCGAGCTTGACATGTGGGTCGGCAGCTACTTCCTCGTCATCCTCGGTCTCTTCGACGTCATCGTTGCAGTCTGGCTCTTCAAGCCCGACAACTTCTGGGAGGAGCTCCACAAGGGTGCCTTCATGAAAGTGCCGGAATGGTACAAGCCAATCATGGTCTACATAGCGCCGCTCTTCATGCTGTTCCTCCTTGGAGGAAACACCTGGAACTACGCCAAGATGGGTGCATTCAGCGTCTCAGAGGCCTACGTTACGCAGGTTCTCGGCTACGACTACACACCTGAGGTCGTCAGCCTCATCACCAGGGCGAGGATAGTGATCCTCATAATCCTCATCATCGGTGCCATCGAGGCATACATGGCCATCAAGAAGAAGTACGGCGAGGAGCTTGCAAAGAACGAGGTGCTCATAAAGGTCTGA
- the psmB gene encoding archaeal proteasome endopeptidase complex subunit beta, which yields MAEKLKGTTTVGIVCKDGVVLAADRRASLGNMVLSESVTKVFQIDDHLALAGAGSVGDILSLVRLLRAEAKLYRAKVGYEMSVKALATLTSNILHGNRFMPYFGWFLIAGHDEKPGLYSIDMAGGITEDKFTAAGSGMEFAFAVLEDSYTEDIKLEEGVKLALRAIKAATRRDVFTGDGITLVTVTKDGYRELSKEEMKALLK from the coding sequence TTGGCTGAAAAGCTAAAGGGAACGACTACGGTCGGCATTGTATGTAAGGACGGCGTCGTCCTAGCGGCGGACAGGAGGGCATCGCTCGGCAACATGGTGCTTTCAGAGAGCGTTACCAAGGTCTTCCAGATAGACGACCATCTGGCCTTGGCCGGTGCTGGGAGCGTTGGAGACATACTCTCGCTCGTTAGGCTTCTGAGGGCTGAGGCCAAGCTGTACAGGGCGAAGGTTGGGTATGAAATGAGCGTGAAAGCCCTTGCTACGCTGACTTCTAACATCCTTCACGGCAACAGGTTCATGCCGTACTTCGGGTGGTTTCTCATAGCCGGCCACGACGAGAAGCCCGGACTGTACTCGATAGACATGGCCGGGGGTATTACCGAGGATAAGTTCACCGCCGCGGGCTCTGGGATGGAGTTTGCCTTCGCGGTACTGGAGGATAGCTACACCGAGGACATTAAGCTGGAAGAGGGCGTAAAACTTGCCCTCCGGGCGATAAAAGCCGCCACAAGGCGCGATGTTTTCACGGGGGATGGAATAACCCTTGTTACTGTGACAAAAGATGGCTACCGGGAGCTGAGCAAGGAGGAGATGAAGGCTCTTCTAAAGTGA
- the upp gene encoding uracil phosphoribosyltransferase, protein MIEDKRWKGVYSFEDSPFIMEILTELRDERTGPIAFRKGLVKLGRYMAYELTKTMEVEKVPIKTPLEETTGTIVKDRRNVVIITVLRAAIPLMEGLIKVLDHARVGIVSASRGKAPKFEIEMRYVKVPQIREEDTVIVADPMIATGSTLIKVLEEVKKYGKAKRYVIVGVLAAPEGISRIKEAHPDVEMFVAAIDRELNDHGYILPGLGDAGDRAFGAPIKV, encoded by the coding sequence ATGATAGAGGACAAGCGGTGGAAAGGTGTCTACTCCTTTGAAGACTCCCCGTTCATCATGGAGATTCTGACGGAGCTGAGGGACGAGAGAACGGGGCCGATAGCCTTCAGAAAGGGTCTCGTCAAGCTCGGCCGCTACATGGCCTACGAGCTGACAAAGACGATGGAGGTCGAGAAGGTTCCGATAAAGACGCCGCTTGAGGAGACCACCGGAACGATAGTCAAGGACAGGCGCAACGTCGTCATAATCACCGTTCTCCGCGCGGCGATACCCCTCATGGAGGGCCTCATCAAGGTTCTCGACCATGCCCGCGTTGGCATCGTTTCGGCCTCCCGCGGAAAGGCACCGAAGTTCGAGATAGAGATGAGGTACGTCAAGGTACCGCAGATAAGGGAGGAGGACACCGTCATCGTAGCTGACCCGATGATAGCAACCGGCTCAACGCTCATCAAGGTTCTCGAAGAGGTCAAGAAGTACGGGAAGGCCAAGCGCTACGTCATAGTTGGCGTTCTCGCGGCTCCGGAGGGAATAAGCAGGATAAAGGAAGCCCACCCGGACGTCGAGATGTTCGTAGCGGCCATAGATAGGGAGCTCAACGACCACGGGTACATCCTTCCCGGCCTTGGAGACGCCGGCGACAGGGCCTTCGGCGCGCCGATTAAGGTTTGA
- a CDS encoding MATE family efflux transporter codes for MRDEKIQRMREEILNGPIEKTLLVLAGPLIVNNLVQVVYNITDTFWLGKLGREALSAPGVTWPIIGTLMALGMGFTTAGFAFVGQYIGAGEYGKANRSAGALYSLMLFFATATAVIGTLLLPYALHFMKVSENVYPYSLTYATIIFLGIPFSFTFMAFGALVRATGDTKTPVKITLLTVAVNIILDPILIFGWLGFPELGVAGAAIATVFANLVGALIGLYLLFTDRVGLSLSLESLKPDFEFYRRIFKVGLPSSIGQSANSFGFVILTRIIFGFGDVTYAAYVITTRLVNFLTSISRGISMAMGTMIAQNVGAENYERAKRIAERTMVINFAIASLAILLIGVFRVEIFRVFLNDPAVIKESGVVMKYFLISVPFFNGIFIVVNRTFSSAGHTKKSMALGIFRLWGLRIPLSYAFGYIPALAFSMMVPVVHRVISVRIPLAELFDFTSRGVFFGMGMSNFIAAIVALAWFLRGTWMRRIIEEKAKTEPEKATA; via the coding sequence ATGAGGGACGAGAAAATCCAGAGGATGCGTGAGGAGATACTGAACGGGCCCATAGAAAAGACACTCCTCGTTCTGGCGGGCCCGCTTATCGTCAACAACCTAGTCCAGGTTGTTTATAACATCACGGACACCTTCTGGCTCGGGAAACTCGGGAGGGAAGCGCTCTCAGCCCCGGGCGTCACCTGGCCGATAATAGGAACCCTCATGGCCCTGGGTATGGGCTTCACGACGGCGGGCTTCGCCTTCGTCGGGCAGTACATCGGGGCGGGGGAGTACGGGAAGGCCAACCGCTCTGCCGGAGCCCTCTACTCGCTCATGCTGTTCTTCGCGACGGCGACTGCCGTAATCGGGACGCTCCTCCTGCCGTACGCCCTGCATTTCATGAAGGTCAGCGAGAACGTCTATCCGTACTCGCTCACCTACGCGACGATAATATTCCTCGGCATCCCGTTCTCCTTTACGTTCATGGCCTTCGGAGCCCTCGTAAGGGCGACGGGAGACACGAAAACGCCCGTCAAGATAACCCTCCTCACGGTGGCGGTAAACATAATCCTCGACCCGATACTCATATTCGGATGGCTCGGCTTCCCAGAGCTGGGCGTCGCCGGAGCGGCCATAGCGACGGTTTTTGCCAACTTAGTGGGAGCCCTCATCGGACTCTACCTCCTGTTCACCGATAGGGTTGGACTGAGCTTGAGCCTTGAGAGCCTTAAGCCCGACTTCGAGTTCTACCGGAGGATATTCAAGGTGGGCCTGCCTTCGAGCATTGGCCAGTCGGCGAACAGCTTTGGGTTCGTCATCCTCACGAGGATAATCTTCGGCTTCGGCGATGTCACCTACGCCGCCTACGTTATAACCACCAGACTGGTGAACTTCCTAACGAGCATTTCGCGCGGTATAAGCATGGCCATGGGCACAATGATAGCCCAGAACGTTGGGGCGGAGAACTACGAAAGGGCCAAGAGGATAGCCGAGAGGACGATGGTCATAAACTTCGCCATAGCGAGCCTCGCGATACTGCTGATCGGGGTCTTCCGCGTCGAAATATTCCGCGTGTTCCTCAACGATCCAGCCGTTATTAAGGAGAGCGGAGTCGTTATGAAGTACTTCCTCATATCGGTGCCGTTCTTCAACGGTATCTTCATAGTCGTGAACAGAACCTTCAGCTCCGCCGGCCACACCAAGAAGAGCATGGCCCTCGGCATATTCCGTCTCTGGGGTCTGAGGATTCCGCTCAGCTACGCCTTCGGCTACATTCCAGCCCTGGCTTTCTCCATGATGGTACCTGTTGTCCACAGGGTCATCTCGGTTAGAATTCCCCTCGCGGAACTCTTCGACTTCACGAGCAGGGGAGTGTTCTTTGGCATGGGAATGAGCAACTTTATAGCCGCGATAGTCGCCCTCGCCTGGTTCCTGCGCGGAACGTGGATGAGGCGGATAATCGAAGAGAAGGCAAAAACCGAGCCCGAGAAGGCCACGGCTTGA
- the rpiA gene encoding ribose-5-phosphate isomerase RpiA: MEEFKRAVAREALKFIEDDMIVGLGTGSTTAYFIEYLGKLIMEEELEIYGVPTSYQARLLAIENGVPVVGLDEVDAIDIAVDGADEVDPHLNLIKGRGAALTMEKIIEYRAGTFLVLVDESKLVERLGQKMPVPIEVIPAAWRAIAEEIEVFNATAELRMASKKDGPVVTDNGNFILDARFHRIDDPLDLEIELNNIPGVVENGIFADIADIVLVGTKDGVKRMER, translated from the coding sequence ATGGAGGAGTTCAAAAGGGCCGTCGCGAGGGAGGCGCTGAAGTTCATCGAGGACGATATGATAGTCGGCCTCGGCACCGGCTCAACCACCGCCTACTTCATCGAGTACCTCGGCAAGCTCATCATGGAGGAGGAGCTTGAGATTTACGGTGTTCCCACCTCCTACCAGGCCAGACTCCTGGCCATTGAGAACGGTGTGCCCGTTGTCGGCCTGGACGAAGTCGATGCGATTGACATCGCCGTTGACGGCGCCGATGAGGTTGACCCGCACCTCAACCTCATCAAGGGCCGCGGTGCGGCGCTCACCATGGAGAAGATAATCGAGTACAGAGCAGGAACTTTCCTCGTCCTCGTTGACGAGAGCAAGCTTGTCGAGAGGCTCGGCCAGAAGATGCCGGTTCCCATCGAGGTCATCCCGGCAGCCTGGCGCGCCATAGCCGAGGAGATAGAGGTCTTCAACGCCACCGCTGAGCTGAGGATGGCGAGCAAGAAGGACGGGCCGGTTGTTACGGACAACGGCAACTTCATCCTCGACGCCAGGTTCCACCGCATAGACGACCCGCTCGACCTTGAGATAGAGCTCAACAACATCCCAGGCGTCGTTGAGAACGGCATCTTCGCGGACATAGCAGACATAGTCCTCGTCGGCACCAAGGACGGAGTTAAGAGGATGGAGCGGTGA